A stretch of the Acanthochromis polyacanthus isolate Apoly-LR-REF ecotype Palm Island chromosome 22, KAUST_Apoly_ChrSc, whole genome shotgun sequence genome encodes the following:
- the LOC110963099 gene encoding ankyrin repeat domain-containing protein SOWAHC-like, producing MKFTMAECSQEAIVSYLREKGGKVKNTDLIEHFKEVFPDEPEKKAAVRLRFKNYVDSVAFVKTEDGVKYVNLRKKFHVSLRENSRTEEVEVPEKVRYPAEQQTDGSREELRPPGQQQTPPGSGYGTDSQVRVPHAFPAETIVQDKTDGRSECHDFVCLVEDLDSSSGEMGNRVSFKRENRHSTKKDQAGKSSNIPEIAVIKASPLPAEGSVFTLPGPAQTGNTGQILTATPGLIPTDGQVELLSPENLKEKEDNVETKFVSQQPESDSEEDEAQLESLSSSEGNVTPRGSRKHFLELMMNSSPQVRRSMVFRNSVHLSSRSDSDSASLVSCNLDDDRASVTLDPVEHEWMMCASDGEWDSLHPLLTAEPSLILRKDFVTGFTCLHWAAKHGKPELIALIVNFAKQHNVPISVNVRSSTGYTPLHIAAMHNHMEVVKLLVGAYNADVDIRDYSGKKACQYLTNNVSVDIQDIIGAYERSESQKAEGKDEGRWRFSKVLQSNLKPLRLLHPSDCDSVDGEDRPREKPVRRKSSLSRMKPKMERLRWRTSQIVQSVSFSSRDDLEKRSAFRSRPKTHFYD from the coding sequence ATGAAGTTTACAATGGCGGAATGCAGCCAGGAGGCTATTGTGAGCTATCTGagggagaaaggaggaaaagTGAAGAACACGGATTTAATAGAGCACTTTAAAGAAGTTTTTCCGGACGAACCGGAGAAGAAGGCGGCTGTTCGACTGAGGTTTAAAAACTACGTGGACAGCGTTGCTTTTGTGAAAACTGAAGATGGAGTTAAATATGTAAACTTGAGGAAGAAGTTTCACGTTTCGTTACGGGAAAATTCAAGGACAGAAGAAGTTGAAGTTCCAGAGAAAGTCCGTTACCCCGCGGAGCAGCAAACGGACGGGAGCCGGGAGGAGCTTCGCCCCCCGGGGCAACAGCAAACTCCACCTGGCTCAGGTTACGGAACTGACAGCCAGGTGAGAGTTCCGCATGCTTTCCCCGCTGAAACTATTGTGCAGGACAAAACAGACGGCAGGAGCGAGTGTCATGACTTTGTTTGCTTAGTGGAAGACTTGGACAGCAGCTCAGGTGAGATGGGGAACAGAGTAAGCTTCAAACGAGAGAATAGACACTCCACGAAGAAGGATCAGGCTGGAAAGTCATCGAACATACCAGAAATTGCAGTAATCAAAGCGTCGCCGCTCCCTGCTGAGGGATCTGTGTTCACCCTGCCTGGGCCTGCACAAACCGGTAATACAGGGCAGATACTCACAGCTACTCCTGGACTCATTCCCACTGATGGACAAGTTGAGCTGCTTTCACCTGAAAACCTGAAAGAAAAGGAGGATAATGTGGAGACTAAATTTGTTTCTCAACAGCCAGAGTCAGACAGCGAGGAGGATGAGGCACAGCTGGAGAGTTTGTCCAGCAGTGAAGGCAACGTCACCCCCAGAGGCAGCCGGAAACACTTCCTGGAGCTCATGATGAACAGTTCCCCCCAGGTGAGGCGCAGCATGGTGTTTCGCAACTCGGTCCACCTCTCCTCGAGGAGTGACAGCGACTCTGCCTCCTTGGTGTCCTGCAACCTGGACGACGACCGGGCGTCTGTGACCCTGGACCCCGTAGAGCACGAGTGGATGATGTGTGCTTCGGATGGCGAGTGGGACAGCCTTCACCCCCTCCTCACCGCAGAACCCAGCCTCATCCTGAGGAAGGATTTCGTCACCGGATTCACCTGCCTGCACTGGGCCGCCAAACACGGCAAACCTGAGCTCATAGCCCTGATTGTCAACTTTGCCAAGCAACACAATGTTCCCATCAGTGTGAATGTTCGGTCCAGCACTGGCTACACCCCGCTGCACATTGCTGCCATGCACAACCACATGGAGGTGGTGAAGCTCCTGGTCGGGGCCTACAACGCAGACGTGGACATCAGAGACTACAGTGGGAAGAAGGCCTGCCAGTACCTCACCAACAATGTGAGCGTGGACATACAAGACATCATAGGAGCATATGAGCGCTCGGAGTCCCAGAAAGCAGAAGGCAAGGATGAAGGCCGCTGGAGGTTCTCGAAGGTTCTCCAGTCTAACCTGAAACCACTGAGGCTGCTTCACCCGTCTGACTGTGACTCTGTGGATGGGGAGGACCGACCCAGAGAGAAACCCGTCAGGAGGAAGTCTTCACTGAGCAGGATGAAGCCCAAAATGGAGAGGCTTCGCTGGAGGACATCTCAGATCGTCCAGAGCGTttcattcagcagcagagaCGATTTGGAAAAGAGAAGCGCCTTTAGATCCAGACCCAAGACACATTTTTATGACTAG